GCACACCAATTCGCGCCATTGCCTCTTTAAACAGCTTGCGATCTTCTGCCATTTCGATCGCGGGTAGCTTTGCCCCAATCAGTTCAACGTTGTATCGATCTAATGTGCCATTTTTGGAGAGGGCGACTGCCAGATTGAGTGCAGTTTGTCCGCCCATTGTGGGGAGTAGAGCATCCGGTCGCTCTTTTTCAATAATCTTTTCAACGATCGCGGGGGTAAGCGGTTCAATATAGGTGCGATCGGCAATCTCCGGATCAGTCATGATCGTTGCAGGGTTGGAGTTGACCAGCACCACCTCATAGCCCTCTTCTCTCAGGGCTTTACAGGCTTGTGTCCCAGAATAGTCAAATTCACAGGCTTGCCCAATCACAATCGGTCCAGAGCCAATCAACAGAATCTTTCGGAGGTCGTTACGACGAGGCATAGGTCAGAGCCAGGGTCACTGAGTTGAAATCCGATCCATTCTAGAAGGTATTGAGGCGATCAGTTTGATGCTCCTGATTCATTTCGGAAATAATGCGATCGAAAACACCAACGATCAAAACTCAATCGTGCTACCAACCTCGCTGATTCAGGCTTTTTGCTCGAAACCTGGGCTTCGGAACTCGATCGATCGAGCTTTGCACTTGAAATATTGCCTTCCGAACTCAAAACTTATCCTTCTGATCCGCAATTGAGGAGTTTGGCACCGAATCGATCGACCTCTGCTTTCAAAGCTTAGAGAATTGAACTGGTGCAATTGACCTTATCGAAAAGTATAGATCTTTGGACTTCATAGTATTCTCAAGCAAATTCCCCCTTTCTAAAGAGTTAGGGGGAGAGAGCGTATTTTCTGCTTCTTAAACTTAAATGCCATTTGAGGCAGAAAACTGCCTTACAGCAAACCACACATCTTCATTGAAGTGCTAGAGAGTCTATTGAGAACCTGCACTTGCCGATCAATTCATTGATCAATTAGAAGATAAAGGGTCAAACGTTAGTTACTGTCTCCGCAGCCTCACTATCATTTACAACCGACTTTGATGATCTCGAGCGATCGACAGAAACCCACTCCGAATAGGGTTCGCCATCAAAAGGCTGCACACCCACTTCTGGATAATGATTTTTTCCAAAGAATTGAGAAATACCTTCGGCAAGATAGCGCACTGCATTACCGAATGACTGGAAAATATTCATAACATTGACCTCAAAATAAGTGTCGTTATCTTCAAATCTGCCAAACAAGAAAGCAATCCAATGTTCCCCAACAGATAGAAGAATGCAGCACCCGATAACAGTGACATCTTATTGATTCACGCATGGCGATAAAGGGGCAACAAACCAATCAAAATGAGCCAAGGAAATGTAGCGAAGGAGAGAATTTTGTAGCAATGAGGTGAATAATGGCTCTCAAAAAATGGGGAATCGAAAGAGAATGATTCGAGTTGGGCTTTTTTATTTGCCTATACCAAGATCATACGAGAGATTCGATAAAATGCTGATTCATTCGCCACCATTCTTTACACAGGCTTTTGATAAGATAAGTCAACTTTAAGTTGCAATTTTTTGAGTAGTTTTAAGCAGTTTGATAGCAGAGAGATAGCAGTTCATCAGCGATAAAACCACCCTTACTCATCTCTATTTCTTTCGATCGCCCAGGCTTGATGGAGCAAAAACCTTGACGAAACGCAGATGCATTATTGTGCTACTGAGCTTTCAATCTGCTTGATATTTCTGTACCCACAAACTTATTTTTTTAGTGCAATCCTCTCTACCCAAAGGTAGAGGTATGCTACCTACCCCGACCAGTAGGATTATAATCACTGGAGAACAAAACCTGAAAGGCATTTGCGTACAGATAGGCAGTCCCTAGGGGCTGCTTTTTTATTGGTTGTCCTGGCAATTGGCTATCCAATCAAACCTTGGGCTAGGATAAAACTCGTTAAGCATACTGAGTGCTGTAGGCTGTGGCTTTAGATCCTTCCCCCTCTCCAGTTCCGACCGTTCGATCGCGTCCTGGAGGCCGACTGCGTCCTCTCATTGCAGGCATAATTGCATTAGGGATGGTTAGCATAGTCTGGCAATTTACGCAGTTTTCCAGGCGATCGAGCTTCAGCCCATCCTGGGACAGAGATTTAGCACCATTAGTCATGCAAGGCGGCGATCCTTACATTCGTGCCTTGATGCGAACTATCTCTGCCAGCGAGTCCAACAGTTCTCAGCCTTATTCGATCCTCTACGGCGGCGATCACTTTCAAGATTTGAGCCAGCACCCCGATCGCTGTGTGCCGATCGTGACAGGGATTAACGAAGGGGACTGTACGACCGCTGCCGGACGCTATCAGTTCATTGCGAGTACCTGGGAAGAGAAAGCAGCTTTCTACCATCCCCAGCCATCGAATTTTTTCTTTTGGCATCGCTATAGCTTCGAGCCAGAATATCAAGATCAAGTAGTTTATCGCTGGCTGAATGATCCCCAAGCTTGGGGGGTTGATATTGCAGCGCTTCTGCGAGAAGGCAAAATTCAGGAAGTGCTCCGAATTCTCTCACCCACCTGGACAAGCCTGGGAGATGGTATCGAATCTAATGATATGACTGAGCTGCTGCCGCAAATTTATCAGGAGTTGTTGCAACAAGAGCTAGAAAATCGGAAGTAGCGGCTTATTCACCTGCAAACAGGGAAGCGGATTAGATAGAAGGGAAGTGGCAAAGACAGCGTTGCTGAATCAGCCATGAATATTGTTAGCTTATCAATGCATTGCCCCTTAAATCTCTTAACTCTGGGGGACTCTGAGAACTAAAAATCTGAGAACTAAAAATCAGAGGATTGGGGAGTGAGTTATACCAACATTCAGCAATGCCGAAAAGGTGCCGAAAAGATCGTATTTACTCCCAATCCCCCTATGACATGCTCTGCCTTTCTACTCTTCGCCTCGCTGGAGTGACAGTCGCGCTTTCTCCGCCCGGCTTTCTGCTTCTGCCATCAACTCTGATTGTTTTTCGAGCATCTCGCCTGGGTAATTCTCCAAGACTTTTGTAGAGAGCGAAATGCGGCGTTTGACGGCATCAAGGTCAATAATGAGGGCTTTGATGGGTTGCCCAACCTCAAACAGCTTTTCGAGTGAGGAAACGTAATTTTTGCTGATCTGGTTGATGTGCAGTAGACCTGTTGTTCCCTCAAAGTCTACAAAAACGCCAAAAGGCTTGATGCTAGAAATTTTGCCCTCAATCAGTTGCCCAATTTCGAGTTGGCTGAGGCTGGCTGCTTGAGAGGCTAACCGTTGTGAGAGCACGAGCCTGCGCCGCTCTGGATCAACTTCCAGCACACTCACGGTCAAGGCTTTGCCAATCAATGCTTCTAAATTATCTCGATCGACCAGGTGCGATCGAGGAATAAAGCCCCGAATTCCTTGAACTTCAGCGGTCACACCTCCTTTGTTGATGCCACTGATTCGGGCTTGCAGCGTTTTCCCATCTTCTTGAAGCGCTGTCAGTCGTGACCAGGCTTGCTTAATTTCAAGCTGCTTTAGCGACAGCGTCACCTGCCCGTCTTCATTCTGTTCTCGAATGATCAGAAAATCGCGCTCCTCCCCCTCAGGCAAAAACTCCTGAAGGTTCACAACCCGTCTCAGAGAGGCTTCTTCGAGGGGCAAAAATGCTGCTGCTTTGCCACCAACGTCAATATAGACTCCGTCAGATTCGTATCCTGCTACCTTGCCCCGCACCATCTGACCTCTCTGAAACTGATAGTCATGCTGCTCAAGGGCTTTCGCAAAGTCATCCATGGAAAAGGACAAAGTGAGCCTCCTAAAAAATCATCTCATCCAAGTGTTGTGTCCGGGCAATACTCCCTGATTTATGGTACTCTCTCCGCCCAGTCTCTGCCATGTTGGGGAGCTTGAGACAGGGATCAGAAACAGGAGTCGGTCTAACCAATGAAATACTTCTTCTGAAGGATTACGAAATTCTGGGTTGTGAGCAGGAATTTAAATACAGCCATTGCGATCGAAATTTTAGTCTTAAAACTATGAACTCACTCCGTCTTCAGGTTCAATGCTGGGCACTCAAACACCTGCCGCTTATTCCAGAAATCCGACGGCTACACCATGCCCGTCATCTCGAAAAATGCTTGAACTTGCGCCATTCCTTCAGTCGGCACTCTTGTGAGTAGAGTTTAGGTGAATGAGGCGATCGATTTGAGCTAAAGAAAATCAACGACGAGCTTAATCGAAGCAGTGAATTGATCCCCAGGAGCAATCTGCGTTAAATGCTCACCGCTGTTTAAGGCATTGCGTGGTGCACTCCAGGGTTCCAGGCAGTAGTAGTCTTTGCCGCGAATCGTCCAGAAAACGAGTGTTGAGTAAAGTGAATCATATTCTAGAGATAGCTTGATCTGCCGATCGAGATCCGTCGCGCTGGCAGTTGAGCGGGAAACCTCAGAGAACGCCACATCAATTTCATCCTGAGTAAAATCAAACTGACCTGAGAAAGGATGAATCGTCTGGTTCTGCTGATTCTGGAAGCGAGTGGCTGGAATATTAAACTGCAACTGCGACTTATCTCGAACAGCGAAATACGGGTGAAAGCCGATCGAACAAGGCATTGGCTCTAGCGATCGATTGATGCACTGCTGATCAATCACCAATGACTGCCCCTCAAGGCGATAGGTGAAGAGTAGCTCAAACTCAAACGGATAGTTTTGTCGCGTCTGTTCGTTACTGGTTAGCCTGAGTTGGAGTGCAACGTCCGGCTGAGTACGCTGAGCGACGACTGTCCAGGGTAGATCCCTGGCAAAGCCATGCTGCTTGAGGTGGTAGTTCTGTCCCTGGTAGCGATAGGTGTTTTCCGGTAGGTTGCCACAAATCGGAAACAGGATGGGAATGCCGCCCCGAACTGTTAAACCTGGGTCAGCAAAGCGTGACTCATCCAGGTAAAGAATTTCCTGTCCTTTGACCTGCCAGCGGGTGATAATGCCGCCTCGCTCCGGAACAACTTCCAGCCGGGCTTGGTGATTGTCATCAGTCAGAAGATAGGTGAGATATTGACGCTGTTCTTGAGCGATCGAGGGCATAGCGTTAGGGTCTGGAGGTTTGGGGGTCGGGGTAGGAGATGAAGGGGTCAGTAAAGGGCTTGTCGGAGTCAGGAGCGGCAGGTAAAGAGAGGCGCACAGTGGCATCTAGAGTCGTGGGCGATCGAAGCGGTTGGCGAAAAAGGCTAGAGGCTTGCTGCAGCGAGTCAAGAATTGCCGTTCTTGCTTCCCCTGTCGCTATTTCGGTGCGTCCTTGCCTCACCTGAACGGGTAAAAGCTCGACCTGCATCTGCTTATCTTTCAGGGTGACTTTCACAGCAGCAGTATCAAATTCTCCGTCAGGCATTTCCTGATATTCATCCAGCGTTGTGCCCAGAGAATAAACGATCGCCCGTCCACCATAAATCTCTGTGCCTTGCGTTACTGCCGGATGGTAGCCAACGACGAGATCTGCCCCATGATCGATCGCTGCATGAGCAATATTGGTTTGCCATTCTTCTGGATAGGCACGCAGATCTTGGTTCCAGTGATAGCTGACAATCACCCAGTCCACTTGATCGCGAATAGACTTAATATCCGCTTGAAGTTCCTCGTTCGTTGGCGCATTCTGCCCATCGGCTCCAGCACTCTGAGAATTCTTGGCGGAGTAGCCGAGATAGGCAATGCGTTTTCCTTTCACCAGAAAGATTTGAGGACGACGAGCCGTTTCAGGGGTTTCTCCAGCACCGATCGGATAAATTCGATTTTGCTGCAAATGCTTGAGTGCGTCAGCAACGGGTGTTATTCCGGTCTGACTCAGCCGATCGCTTGCCAAATTCACCACATTCACGCTGTTTGTCTGTAGCTGCTTTAAGCTCATTTCAGGCAGCACGATCGACGGTTTAGGAGGAGAGTCTGAAGGTTCTTCAGATTGAGGCTCTAAGGTCGGTTCGGGATGAGCAAGTTCAGCCGCATCGGAAGCAGAAGTTTGATCAGGGGGCTTTGTGATTTGGGTCTGGACAGCCTGAGCGGTAGGCGTGGGGGCAGCAGTTGGGCGATCGGATAAAGGGGTTTCGAGGCTGGTGATTACCATGTCTGCGGGGGCAGCATTGCCAGAATCACCGCTTACTGGAGCATCACTTGTTACTGTAGTTGTTACTGGAGTATTACTTGGAACCTGGGTTGAAGCACTGACTAAGGTTGCCAGGGGTGTCGTTTGGCTCAAGGCGATCGGATGACTGAACAGCAGCGTAATTGCTGTATCTGCTGGATTCGTGACTGGTTGCTGAATCACCCGCACCGATGCCAGCGATGTTTTCACCGTTCCGGCATAAGTTGTTCCAGGAGCGTCCTGCGTTGCAGTTTCAAAGAGCTTATCTGTTAAAGCAACGGTGTGAAAGCTTAGAAATTCATAGCTACAGCCCATCAGAAAGGCAACGATGGCTGAACTACCTAGCATTAAAGCTTGATTGCGAGGAGGCTGCTGCACAAACCAGCGAAGTGATTTACGAGCCGATCGCCCGATTTGCGCTGGTAGCGCGGTCACCTGTTGCAGAGCCGTCTTAGTCCAGGTTGGAGCCGGACGATCCGCAGCAGAATTAGCCTTCACTTGGGCAAACGAAATGGGTGGGAGCGTGGAAGGAACCGAATGCTCGGTCGGTGGATTTGCAGAACTGTGATTTTTTGCTGAAGCAGACAGCGTTGCAGGCTCTAGGGTTGAGGTTGATTGAGCTTGAGACAGGACAGGCACCTTCTCTTCAGTTCGCATTTCTCCTCGGGCTGGGGAGACTGGTAAAGGCGCAATTTTGGCTGACTTCTCCCAAAGAATATGGGTAGAGCCGACCTGCTGTGCTGTGATGTGAACCGAGCGAATTACATCTGAGTCAAGCTTACAGAGCCGATGGCAAATAAACCGCACCAGTCGATCGCGATCGGGTAGCCGCCGACACATCACTCGCAACTGCAAATGTCCAGGTTGATCAGTCATTGCCTGAACGCAGATTCCCTGCGGCACCAGATAGTGGTTCATCCAAAAGGCGATCGCCTGAAGATTTCCTGCCTGTGCCAGTTTGACGACAGCATCTTGCCAAGAACTATCTAAATTTGCCATCAGCTTCACTCCTCATCCACAATCCGCCCTTTTCCAGTCCCAGATCAGCTAAATGTAGCGGTTTAATTATCGCCCAAGCGCTAAAGCAAGTACCTTATTCTATTGCGATCGCTCAATTTTGCACCCTCTAACGCAAATAATTTCGATTTTTTTGAGTCGTCGGAGTAACCGCCGAGAATGGCTTCGTTGCTCATTTGCAGTGATTTGTATCATGTAGCACTGTAATCTGCCTTGTTTCTCGATCGATCTCAACGAATGTTTACAGAAGATAGTCATAGAACGATGGCAATAGCAATCAGGGCTTGCTTGAATTAGGGGCGAGGAGCGTGGAAGCAAGTTGACCAGATTATCCTAAAGGGGTAAGTCTTAAATGCAGCCTCTCTGCGGCAACCGATGACCTCAACTCCAAATTCTGCATCTGAGAACCCTTTACTCAGAGACAATGTGCCAGCCGTCCCAGCGAACGGAATCACTCAACCCCAACAAACAGCGATCGTTGTTGATCCGGTCGCACCTTTGTCTCCCAATCTGTTGACTTCAGGCGTACCGCTGTCAGTGCTGGCTCGAAAAAAGCAGGTACAGTCTCAGCCTCCTTTGGGTTGGATGATTAGCGGCGCGATCGGGCTGATGTTTATTGGTTTGCAGATTGAGAACCGCTGGCTCGGACTTGCAGGCGCATCTGTCGCGTTTATCCTGGCTTCACGGGTGGTCTGGCAGGCGATCGAGCCAACGATAACGGAAGTTCTGTCGCCCCAACAGCGCACACTCACCATTGCTTTTGCGGGCTTAGGAGCTGCCACCATCGGCTTTGTGCAAATCACGGGTTTAGGCGATAACATTCTTGCCGCGTTCAAACAACTCAATTGGGAAGCGGTTGGGGCATTAGGCGAAGTGGTTGGAGCCGTTGGGCAAATTTCGATTGCAGTCCTGGCGGTTTATGTGGCGTGGCGACAGTATGTAATTTCCAAAGATCTGACGATTCAGCAAAACGTCATTACTCAACAACAAACGATCGACACATATTTTCAAGGCATTTCTGACCTTGTCTTGGATGAAGAAGGATTGCTCGAAGATTGGCCTCAGGAACGGGCAATTGCTGAAGGACGAACAGCCGCAATTCTCAGCAGCATTGATGCTAGCGGGAAAGCAAAAGTGATACGTTTTCTGTCGCGCTCCCGGTTGTTGACGCCACTCCAGCGCGATCGGCGGTTAGGTCGTCCCATTCTAGACGGGGTGGGAGGTTATGCAGAAGATCGAGATGCTGGGGTTCGAGTCATTGATTTGGGCGTTATGCTGGCAGGGGCAAATTTGGCAGGAACTGACCTGCGCTGGACTGATTTAAGTGACATTAACTTGATTCGAGTCAATCTAAGCTGCTGTGATTTAGTCAAAACAAATCTGGCACGCGCTATCCTCTGCGGTGCAGATCTCTCAAACACAGACTTAATGGGCACAAAGTTTTTTTATGGCTCTGCTCAAAAAGCCACTCCTCGGACGCATACAGATATCCCCAATTATAAAAATGGTGAATTTACGGGAGCAGTGATCGAAGGCGCGGATTTTAGCGGCGCTCAAAGAATGTCAGAAGATCAGCGATATTACTGCTGTGCTTGGGGAGGGACAGCAACGCGAGGAACGATTCCCGGTGGCTGTGATGGTATTCCAAATTTGCTAGAGCCAAGCGCAATTAAGGCTCAAACACGCTAGAAGCAGCCGTTCTCAAGGTTAAATCCAGCTCCACTGTCTGCTCTACATTCCTGTTTCTTGCGTATCCCCTGTCCTACGTATTCCGAAACATGCCTTGAGTCAACCACTTCTAGAAATCTTGCTGTAAGTGTTGACAAACCTGGAAATTGAATAAAGCTTTGATAAAGAGGGAAGCGGAGATAAGTATTTTTACAGTGCTTATTTTACTATCTAACTCCAGGCTCTCCAGATAAGTCCGTACGCAGAAACTTATGTTTTTCAAACGACTATCGATCTTAGAAAAAGATCTTGGTAAATCCAATATCTAGGAGTGTTGTGATGGCAATTCTGCAAACCCAAAAATTGATATTTCCCAGCATTTGATCTGGATAGGACGAATTTGTCCATTTGATTTGAAAATTAATTGTCTAGAAGCTGAGCCGAGCTTTCTATTCGTCTTTCATGCGATCGATGCTACGCACTTTGGAGTGATGTTGATGCATTTCTCCTAGCTTTTTGCGGGTTTCAAAAAAGATACTCCTTCCTCATAATGTATTGATCGGAACATACGTTACACTGTTATTCCGTTAATTTTTCCTGTTAATGCAAGGTCGTTTTTGGAGTTGATTCGTCTTAACTTTTAATCTCTTTATCTGGTTTCAATCTCAGTTCCAGCTCTGTTCAAACCCTCTTTCTCTAGGGTATAAAGAACTGCTGTTCTAAAATACATTCTGCTCATTCAGTTCTAGATTCGAGGCTTGTCATTAACATGGTTCAAATGGTGTCGCTTCTACCTGTGCCAATAGGTACTCTCTGTATTCCTGCTCAGCCCCCAGTTTCGGAGTTATCATCCGCTCACAGAGTCAGCCGATCCGCAGTTGCTGCACAGTCACTTCGATTCTCGTTGATCGTGCCAACTTATAACGAAAGTCGGAATGTTGAAGCGATCGTCCAACGGCTAACCGGTTTGCTTGATCCAGTTATGCCAGATGATTATGAGATCATTCTGGTGGATGACAATAGCCCCGATCGCACCTGGGAAATTGCGGCTCTGATGCAGAAAGACTATCCGCAGCTACAGGTGATGCGACGACAAGAAGAACGAGGCTTATCCACCGCAGTTATCCGAGGTTGGCAGGCAGCCAGGGGCGAGGTTCTAGGCGTAATTGATGGAGACTTACAGCATCCACCGGAGGTGCTGTTACAACTGCTCCAGGCGATCGAGCAGGGGGCTGATCTCGCAGTTGCCAGTCGGCATGTGGAAGGAGGAGGCGTTAGTGATTGGAGTCCGGCGCGGCGATTTCTCTCACGCGGTGCTCAGGTTTTAGGGCTGCTGGTTTTGCCAAACGTGGTGGGACGGGTTTCTGATCCAATGAGCGGCTATTTTATGGTGCGGCGATCGGCAATTGCCGAAGCAGTTTTGAGTCCAGTGGGTTACAAAATTTTGCTGGAGGTGATTGGACGCGGCAACATTGGTGAAATCGGTGAAGTTGGCTATGTCTTTCAGGAGCGGCAAGCGGGCGAGAGCAAAGTTACCTGGCGACAGTATGTCGAGTATTTGATGCATTTGGTGCGCCTGCGGGTGACTCAGGGGCGAATTGGACGACTCCACCGCAAATTCCAGATGCCGATCGGTCGATTTATGCGCTTTGGCTTGGTGGGTCTGAGCGGGGTCTTTGTGGATATGGCAATGTTCTACTTGCTCAGTGATCCAACCACACTGGCATGGGGGCTGACGCGCAGCAAAATTATTGCGTCTGAAGTTGCAATTATCAATAATTTCTTGTGGAACGATCGCTGGACATTTGGTGATATTTCGAGCCACCAAAAAGGATGGAAAAAGCGATTAAAACGCTTTATTAAATTCAACTTGATCTGTCTGGCTGGTTTAATTCTCAACGTGTTGCTGTTAAACATTCTCTTTAACGCCTTTGGGATTAACCGATACCTTGCAAACCTGATTGCCATTGCCGCAGTGACGGTTTGGAATTTCTGGCTAAACCTGAAGCTCAGCTGGCGAGTCACGGATACGAAGTAATTTGTCGATCGCAGAGATGGAAGTCCATGTATCAGAATAAGTTTGTCCAGAGTTGGAGTTGGCTGTCTGCCTCCTGGAAGTTTGTAATTATTACCTGTCTGGTTCTCGGAATTTTCTTTAGATTCGTCAATCCAGATGGAAAAGTTTATCAATATGATGAAACCTTTACGTCGTTGCGGATTTCGGGCTACACAGAAACTGAGGCTGTACAAGCACTGACGGATGCTCAGCTTGTGACGGTTGCAGACCTACAAAAATATCAGATGCCGAACTCAGAACGTTCGGTCGTTGATACGGTCAAGGGTTTAGCAATCGAAGAACCTCAGCTCACGCCACTCTACTTTGGACTGACGCAGTTCTGGACTTCTCTTTTTGGTGGGTCAGTTGCTTCGGTGAGAACGTTGACAGCAATTTTTAGTGTGCTGGCGTTTCCTCTGCTCTGGTGGTTTTGTCTGGAATTATTTGGCTCACCAACTGCGGGCTGGGTGGCGATCGTGCTGCTGGCGGTTTCCCCGTTTCAGATCCTTTATGCTCAAGAAGCGCGCCCTCAGAGTCTCTGGCTGGTGACAACGCTCATTTCCAGTCTTTGTCTGCTGCGAGCAATGCGGCTGCAAACGCCAAGAAGCTGGATCTTCTATGGGCTGAGTTCAATCGTTGCGCTTTATTCCTTCCTGTTTGCTGGGCTGGTTGTCATTGCTCACGGCATCTATGTCCTGATTGTTGAAAGGTTCCGTCCTACCAAGACTGTACTCATGGCAGGGCTGGCGATCGGCGTGAGTGTCCTGGCATTTTTGCCCTGGCTGCTGGCAATTCTGTCCAACATGGAGCAGGTCAATGTGGTGACAAACTGGGCAATCCGCGATCGGATGACGCTCAGTACGATGGTGAAGGTATGGCTGCATCACGCTTCTGTTTCGTTGATTGACTGGGGCACATTTACCTTTGCAAAACCCATTCGGCTCGTCCTGAGTTTGCTGGGATGGGGAG
The DNA window shown above is from Trichocoleus sp. and carries:
- a CDS encoding glycoside hydrolase family protein, whose product is MALDPSPSPVPTVRSRPGGRLRPLIAGIIALGMVSIVWQFTQFSRRSSFSPSWDRDLAPLVMQGGDPYIRALMRTISASESNSSQPYSILYGGDHFQDLSQHPDRCVPIVTGINEGDCTTAAGRYQFIASTWEEKAAFYHPQPSNFFFWHRYSFEPEYQDQVVYRWLNDPQAWGVDIAALLREGKIQEVLRILSPTWTSLGDGIESNDMTELLPQIYQELLQQELENRK
- a CDS encoding glycosyltransferase, whose amino-acid sequence is MVSLLPVPIGTLCIPAQPPVSELSSAHRVSRSAVAAQSLRFSLIVPTYNESRNVEAIVQRLTGLLDPVMPDDYEIILVDDNSPDRTWEIAALMQKDYPQLQVMRRQEERGLSTAVIRGWQAARGEVLGVIDGDLQHPPEVLLQLLQAIEQGADLAVASRHVEGGGVSDWSPARRFLSRGAQVLGLLVLPNVVGRVSDPMSGYFMVRRSAIAEAVLSPVGYKILLEVIGRGNIGEIGEVGYVFQERQAGESKVTWRQYVEYLMHLVRLRVTQGRIGRLHRKFQMPIGRFMRFGLVGLSGVFVDMAMFYLLSDPTTLAWGLTRSKIIASEVAIINNFLWNDRWTFGDISSHQKGWKKRLKRFIKFNLICLAGLILNVLLLNILFNAFGINRYLANLIAIAAVTVWNFWLNLKLSWRVTDTK
- a CDS encoding CapA family protein, yielding MANLDSSWQDAVVKLAQAGNLQAIAFWMNHYLVPQGICVQAMTDQPGHLQLRVMCRRLPDRDRLVRFICHRLCKLDSDVIRSVHITAQQVGSTHILWEKSAKIAPLPVSPARGEMRTEEKVPVLSQAQSTSTLEPATLSASAKNHSSANPPTEHSVPSTLPPISFAQVKANSAADRPAPTWTKTALQQVTALPAQIGRSARKSLRWFVQQPPRNQALMLGSSAIVAFLMGCSYEFLSFHTVALTDKLFETATQDAPGTTYAGTVKTSLASVRVIQQPVTNPADTAITLLFSHPIALSQTTPLATLVSASTQVPSNTPVTTTVTSDAPVSGDSGNAAPADMVITSLETPLSDRPTAAPTPTAQAVQTQITKPPDQTSASDAAELAHPEPTLEPQSEEPSDSPPKPSIVLPEMSLKQLQTNSVNVVNLASDRLSQTGITPVADALKHLQQNRIYPIGAGETPETARRPQIFLVKGKRIAYLGYSAKNSQSAGADGQNAPTNEELQADIKSIRDQVDWVIVSYHWNQDLRAYPEEWQTNIAHAAIDHGADLVVGYHPAVTQGTEIYGGRAIVYSLGTTLDEYQEMPDGEFDTAAVKVTLKDKQMQVELLPVQVRQGRTEIATGEARTAILDSLQQASSLFRQPLRSPTTLDATVRLSLPAAPDSDKPFTDPFISYPDPQTSRP
- a CDS encoding pentapeptide repeat-containing protein, with the protein product MTSTPNSASENPLLRDNVPAVPANGITQPQQTAIVVDPVAPLSPNLLTSGVPLSVLARKKQVQSQPPLGWMISGAIGLMFIGLQIENRWLGLAGASVAFILASRVVWQAIEPTITEVLSPQQRTLTIAFAGLGAATIGFVQITGLGDNILAAFKQLNWEAVGALGEVVGAVGQISIAVLAVYVAWRQYVISKDLTIQQNVITQQQTIDTYFQGISDLVLDEEGLLEDWPQERAIAEGRTAAILSSIDASGKAKVIRFLSRSRLLTPLQRDRRLGRPILDGVGGYAEDRDAGVRVIDLGVMLAGANLAGTDLRWTDLSDINLIRVNLSCCDLVKTNLARAILCGADLSNTDLMGTKFFYGSAQKATPRTHTDIPNYKNGEFTGAVIEGADFSGAQRMSEDQRYYCCAWGGTATRGTIPGGCDGIPNLLEPSAIKAQTR
- a CDS encoding aldose epimerase, with translation MPSIAQEQRQYLTYLLTDDNHQARLEVVPERGGIITRWQVKGQEILYLDESRFADPGLTVRGGIPILFPICGNLPENTYRYQGQNYHLKQHGFARDLPWTVVAQRTQPDVALQLRLTSNEQTRQNYPFEFELLFTYRLEGQSLVIDQQCINRSLEPMPCSIGFHPYFAVRDKSQLQFNIPATRFQNQQNQTIHPFSGQFDFTQDEIDVAFSEVSRSTASATDLDRQIKLSLEYDSLYSTLVFWTIRGKDYYCLEPWSAPRNALNSGEHLTQIAPGDQFTASIKLVVDFL
- a CDS encoding S1 RNA-binding domain-containing protein — its product is MSFSMDDFAKALEQHDYQFQRGQMVRGKVAGYESDGVYIDVGGKAAAFLPLEEASLRRVVNLQEFLPEGEERDFLIIREQNEDGQVTLSLKQLEIKQAWSRLTALQEDGKTLQARISGINKGGVTAEVQGIRGFIPRSHLVDRDNLEALIGKALTVSVLEVDPERRRLVLSQRLASQAASLSQLEIGQLIEGKISSIKPFGVFVDFEGTTGLLHINQISKNYVSSLEKLFEVGQPIKALIIDLDAVKRRISLSTKVLENYPGEMLEKQSELMAEAESRAEKARLSLQRGEE
- a CDS encoding glycosyltransferase family 39 protein → MYQNKFVQSWSWLSASWKFVIITCLVLGIFFRFVNPDGKVYQYDETFTSLRISGYTETEAVQALTDAQLVTVADLQKYQMPNSERSVVDTVKGLAIEEPQLTPLYFGLTQFWTSLFGGSVASVRTLTAIFSVLAFPLLWWFCLELFGSPTAGWVAIVLLAVSPFQILYAQEARPQSLWLVTTLISSLCLLRAMRLQTPRSWIFYGLSSIVALYSFLFAGLVVIAHGIYVLIVERFRPTKTVLMAGLAIGVSVLAFLPWLLAILSNMEQVNVVTNWAIRDRMTLSTMVKVWLHHASVSLIDWGTFTFAKPIRLVLSLLGWGVRLLLVYAFYVLCRKTPSRIWAFVVTLTVIPFVCLLLPDLISGGTRTTAMRYFVPMYLGFNLAITYLLSRNLEIAPPPSVLQQRLWRGVTIALVSCGVLSCVLIAQSDRWWSKMISNNNPAAAQLINRSERPLVISDASSGDLFSLSYYLDPKVKLLIRPQCYTCHINRDLADIPFTPEIPTGYSDVFYYQPRPTEPWLDRLKQSKPFANRMKTVSEGFDNWLWKVK